From the Nocardiopsis changdeensis genome, one window contains:
- a CDS encoding aspartate aminotransferase family protein produces the protein MSPEHLQQAAKDHLWMHFTEMAAYNDADVPVISRGEGVYVYDDKGKRYLDGLAGLFVSQVGHGRAEIADAIAEQARELAYFPIWTYAHPKAVELAERIASLAPGDLNRVFFTTSGSEAVESAWKLARQYFKAIGEPTRHKVISRRIAYHGTSMGALSITGLQGIKTPFEPLVPSTLQVPNTNFYRAPLHGDDIEAFGRWAADQIEEAIVQNDPDTIAAVYVEPVQNSGGCFPPPPGYLRRVREICDRYGVLMVSDEVICAFGRLGEYFGATRYGYVPDMITFAKGATSGYVPLGGMIAREKLMEPFKEKGSSFLHGITFAGHPVAAAAALANLDLFESEGILDNVRRNAPVFRATLEKLLDLPIVGDVRGDGYFYGIELVKDKETKETFSDEESHRLLKGFLSGALFDAGLICRADDRGEPVIQLSPPLTCGPEHFVEIESILRKVLTEAWDRL, from the coding sequence ATGAGTCCTGAGCACCTCCAGCAGGCCGCCAAGGACCACCTGTGGATGCACTTCACGGAGATGGCCGCCTACAACGACGCCGACGTCCCCGTCATCAGCCGCGGCGAGGGCGTGTACGTCTACGACGACAAGGGCAAGCGGTACCTCGACGGGCTCGCGGGACTCTTCGTCAGCCAGGTCGGCCACGGCCGCGCCGAGATCGCCGACGCCATCGCCGAGCAGGCCCGCGAGCTGGCGTACTTCCCCATCTGGACGTACGCGCACCCCAAGGCCGTCGAGCTCGCCGAGCGGATCGCCTCCCTGGCGCCCGGCGACCTGAACCGCGTCTTCTTCACCACCAGCGGCTCCGAGGCCGTGGAGTCCGCCTGGAAGCTGGCCCGCCAGTACTTCAAGGCGATCGGCGAGCCCACCCGGCACAAGGTGATCAGCCGGCGCATCGCCTACCACGGCACCAGCATGGGCGCCCTGTCCATCACCGGCCTCCAGGGCATCAAGACCCCGTTCGAGCCGCTGGTCCCCAGCACCCTCCAGGTGCCGAACACCAACTTCTACCGGGCGCCCCTGCACGGCGACGACATCGAGGCGTTCGGCCGCTGGGCCGCCGACCAGATCGAGGAGGCGATCGTCCAGAACGACCCGGACACCATCGCCGCGGTCTACGTGGAGCCCGTCCAGAACTCCGGCGGCTGCTTCCCGCCGCCGCCCGGGTACCTCCGGCGGGTCCGCGAGATCTGCGACCGGTACGGCGTGCTCATGGTGTCCGACGAGGTCATCTGCGCGTTCGGCCGCCTGGGCGAGTACTTCGGCGCCACCAGGTACGGCTACGTGCCGGACATGATCACCTTCGCCAAGGGCGCCACCAGCGGGTACGTCCCGCTGGGCGGCATGATCGCCCGCGAGAAGCTCATGGAGCCGTTCAAGGAGAAGGGGTCCTCCTTCCTGCACGGCATCACCTTCGCCGGCCACCCGGTGGCGGCCGCGGCGGCGCTGGCCAACCTCGACCTGTTCGAGAGCGAGGGCATCCTCGACAACGTCCGCCGCAACGCACCGGTGTTCCGGGCGACCCTGGAGAAGCTCCTGGACCTGCCGATCGTGGGCGACGTGCGCGGCGACGGGTACTTCTACGGCATCGAGCTGGTGAAGGACAAGGAGACCAAGGAGACGTTCAGCGACGAGGAGTCGCACCGCCTCCTCAAGGGCTTCCTGTCGGGCGCGCTGTTCGACGCCGGGCTCATCTGCCGCGCCGACGACCGCGGCGAGCCGGTCATCCAGCTCTCCCCGCCGCTCACCTGCGGCCCGGAGCACTTCGTGGAGATCGAGTCGATCCTGCGCAAGGTCCTCACCGAGGCCTGGGACCGGCTGTAG
- a CDS encoding ABC transporter permease codes for MSATFETEGRTGSAPRPPAPAVRRRTDWGRWYTWAVLAWLFAPILFMIVFSFNDPAGRHNITWQGFTLEWYANAFAYPDLNEAMFNSVTIALLTMVIAGALGTLLGIALGRFTFRGKQLTNLVMFAAISAPEVVLGAALLSTFLMLNITTGYWTTVIAHVMFCVSFVAITVRARVITLDPSLEEAARDLGAGPWETFRLVTLPMLFPAVMAGGLLAFALSIDDYIITTFVSGDVNTFPLWIWGATRVGIPPQVNVMGTLLFAVGLTMAVINIIAARRRA; via the coding sequence GTGAGCGCCACGTTCGAGACCGAGGGCCGGACCGGCTCCGCGCCGCGGCCCCCCGCACCCGCGGTCCGGCGCCGGACCGACTGGGGCCGCTGGTACACGTGGGCCGTGCTGGCCTGGCTGTTCGCGCCGATCCTGTTCATGATCGTGTTCAGCTTCAACGACCCGGCCGGCCGGCACAACATCACCTGGCAGGGGTTCACCCTGGAGTGGTACGCGAACGCGTTCGCCTACCCCGACCTCAACGAGGCGATGTTCAACTCGGTGACCATCGCGCTGCTGACGATGGTCATCGCCGGGGCGCTGGGCACCCTGCTGGGGATCGCGCTGGGGCGGTTCACGTTCCGCGGCAAGCAGCTCACCAACCTGGTGATGTTCGCGGCGATCAGCGCTCCCGAGGTGGTGCTGGGCGCGGCCCTGCTGTCCACGTTCCTGATGCTGAACATCACCACCGGGTACTGGACGACGGTCATCGCGCACGTGATGTTCTGCGTGTCGTTCGTCGCCATCACGGTGCGGGCGCGGGTGATCACCCTGGACCCGAGCCTGGAGGAGGCCGCCCGCGACCTGGGCGCCGGGCCGTGGGAGACGTTCCGGCTGGTGACGCTGCCGATGCTGTTCCCCGCGGTGATGGCGGGCGGGCTGCTGGCGTTCGCCCTGTCCATCGACGACTACATCATCACCACGTTCGTGAGCGGCGACGTGAACACGTTCCCCCTGTGGATCTGGGGCGCCACGCGCGTCGGAATCCCCCCGCAGGTGAACGTCATGGGCACGCTGTTGTTCGCGGTCGGGCTCACCATGGCCGTCATCAACATCATCGCGGCCAGGCGCCGGGCCTGA
- a CDS encoding ABC transporter substrate-binding protein translates to MNNRSRAGIDPALLRGLTRARRSPLGPPGLTRRRTLQAGGAAAAALALSACGVGGQQRDPAADANFWEGKERTGNLRWANWPLYMDSERTQIQQFTEATGIEVEYKEDVQEAASFFGQIQPKLAAEDDLGYDLIVLPNGFELAKLIELGYLIQLDHSQLPNFAEYAGEIYKNSAFDPGNRYTVPYASGITGIAYNPEFIDREITSIQDLWDPAFEGKVGMFSDPQEIANFGLLATGVTPADSTSADWEAAADRLREQRDSGIVRAYYDQDFIQPLTNGDLWITMAWSGDIYQQNSEEGTNLKFVIPEEGATLWTDNLMIPYTTQAPVDAIELMNFLYEPEIATGLTEYIAYISPVPHAQEVMLEWAAAEGDSDRGTALTEMAESPLVFPTEEDYQRLHNFVVLPTEEQDGFSSLFQAVTQS, encoded by the coding sequence ATGAACAACCGCTCGCGCGCCGGCATCGACCCCGCACTCCTCCGCGGCCTCACCCGGGCACGCCGCAGCCCCCTCGGGCCGCCCGGCCTGACCCGGCGGCGCACCCTCCAGGCCGGCGGAGCGGCGGCCGCCGCCCTCGCCCTGTCCGCGTGCGGGGTCGGGGGGCAGCAGCGCGACCCCGCCGCCGACGCGAACTTCTGGGAGGGCAAGGAGCGCACCGGCAACCTGCGCTGGGCCAACTGGCCGCTGTACATGGACTCCGAGCGCACCCAGATCCAGCAGTTCACCGAGGCCACCGGCATCGAGGTCGAGTACAAGGAGGACGTGCAGGAGGCGGCCTCGTTCTTCGGCCAGATCCAGCCCAAGCTCGCCGCCGAGGACGACCTCGGCTACGACCTGATCGTGCTGCCCAACGGGTTCGAGCTGGCCAAGCTCATCGAGCTGGGCTACCTGATCCAGCTCGACCACTCGCAGCTGCCGAACTTCGCCGAGTACGCGGGCGAGATCTACAAGAACAGCGCCTTCGACCCGGGCAACAGGTACACGGTCCCCTACGCCTCCGGCATCACCGGCATCGCGTACAACCCCGAGTTCATCGACCGGGAGATCACCAGCATCCAGGACCTGTGGGACCCGGCCTTCGAGGGCAAGGTCGGCATGTTCTCCGACCCCCAGGAGATCGCCAACTTCGGCCTGCTGGCCACCGGCGTCACACCGGCCGACTCCACCTCCGCGGACTGGGAGGCGGCCGCCGACAGGCTCCGCGAGCAGCGCGACTCCGGCATCGTGCGCGCCTACTACGACCAGGACTTCATCCAGCCGCTCACCAACGGCGACCTGTGGATCACCATGGCCTGGTCCGGCGACATCTACCAGCAGAACTCCGAGGAGGGGACGAACCTGAAGTTCGTCATCCCCGAGGAGGGCGCCACCCTGTGGACCGACAACCTCATGATCCCGTACACCACCCAGGCCCCGGTGGACGCGATCGAGCTCATGAACTTCCTGTACGAGCCGGAGATCGCCACCGGCCTCACCGAGTACATCGCCTACATCTCACCGGTCCCCCACGCCCAGGAGGTCATGCTGGAGTGGGCGGCGGCCGAGGGCGACAGCGACCGCGGCACGGCGCTGACCGAGATGGCCGAGAGCCCCCTGGTGTTCCCCACCGAGGAGGACTACCAGAGGCTGCACAACTTCGTCGTCCTGCCGACCGAGGAGCAGGATGGGTTCTCGTCCCTGTTCCAGGCCGTCACGCAGAGCTGA
- a CDS encoding N-acetylmuramoyl-L-alanine amidase, which produces MPRPSKYVSRSDLGWGPSPAGHADPKSGLVVHYDSVDQNLANRDHSACIAYWKSTRRFHTGPSRGWADIGYCVDEDTQILTEDGWRPFDAIAPGDLVLTLDHTTGLSRWQPLLAVNVFPAVPRELLLMEGRGHSSLSTPGHRWPVERRTGRPGRDPRPGSGFAPAWTTSGELTVRDRIRTAAPCADLPGRAKWSDALVELVAWAWSVPGPGTVVRRPLRRGTEDAARVRALLHGLFGAAAAGAPERPDAVAWWEEHTSAEAVFRLSAGAEGALAEQMPGGVPSHGFLRSLTRAQLDLFLRVVMASAGRDDRFLDRPDEAGAEAFRFAAVLAGRTASVRGVPLGGWRVELSAEQTFSPRAVAARTDGFTVERVRHTGRIWCPTTPDGTWLARRAGTAYFTGNSFMACPHGHVLEGRGLYRVQAAQPGGNSSHYSVTLATGPKDPVTPEQIEAVRQLRQWLMEPDTSISGKVLGHRDFIATSCPGDKAYRMVRDGTFSKPPSGSEGDDDMPRHRRFEKDSAQELPAGTWTSLKFDRLHDGRTGELYSLVGVDEPDGALYDLSVGVVLEDLPTGTEVQLRATEYEQDGDGGWKVARNRPIDSPLQAAGFGHFTYTWKGNLAAGRRVRVRVAQYGERPARIKEATAEVFYWPK; this is translated from the coding sequence ATGCCACGACCGAGCAAGTACGTCTCCCGGTCCGACCTCGGCTGGGGTCCCTCTCCCGCCGGGCACGCCGATCCCAAGAGCGGCCTGGTCGTCCACTACGACAGCGTCGACCAGAACCTCGCGAACAGGGACCACTCGGCCTGCATCGCCTATTGGAAGAGCACCCGCCGCTTCCACACCGGCCCGAGCAGGGGCTGGGCGGACATCGGCTACTGCGTGGACGAGGACACGCAGATCCTCACCGAGGACGGGTGGCGCCCCTTCGACGCCATCGCCCCCGGCGACCTCGTCCTGACCCTGGACCACACCACCGGCCTGTCCCGCTGGCAGCCCCTGCTGGCGGTGAACGTCTTCCCCGCGGTACCGCGCGAGCTCCTCCTCATGGAGGGCCGCGGCCACTCCTCCCTCAGCACGCCGGGCCACCGCTGGCCGGTGGAGCGCAGGACCGGCAGACCGGGTCGCGACCCGAGGCCCGGCAGCGGTTTCGCCCCCGCCTGGACGACCAGCGGGGAGCTGACCGTCCGCGACCGCATCCGCACCGCCGCCCCCTGCGCGGACCTGCCCGGCCGGGCCAAGTGGTCCGACGCCCTGGTGGAGCTGGTGGCCTGGGCGTGGTCGGTGCCGGGTCCGGGAACGGTGGTCCGGCGTCCGCTGCGGCGCGGCACCGAGGACGCGGCCCGGGTGCGCGCCCTGCTGCACGGCCTGTTCGGCGCCGCGGCCGCGGGCGCCCCCGAGCGGCCGGACGCGGTGGCCTGGTGGGAGGAGCACACCTCGGCGGAGGCGGTGTTCCGGCTGTCGGCGGGCGCCGAGGGGGCGCTGGCCGAGCAGATGCCGGGGGGTGTGCCCTCGCACGGGTTCCTGAGGTCGCTGACCCGCGCCCAGCTCGACCTGTTCCTGCGGGTCGTCATGGCCTCGGCCGGCCGGGACGACCGGTTCCTGGACCGGCCGGACGAGGCGGGCGCCGAGGCGTTCCGGTTCGCGGCGGTCCTGGCCGGGCGGACGGCGTCGGTGCGCGGCGTCCCGCTCGGGGGGTGGCGGGTGGAGCTGTCGGCGGAGCAGACCTTCAGCCCCAGGGCGGTGGCGGCCCGCACCGACGGGTTCACGGTCGAACGCGTCCGCCACACGGGCCGGATCTGGTGCCCCACCACCCCGGACGGCACCTGGCTGGCCCGGCGGGCGGGCACCGCCTACTTCACCGGGAACTCGTTCATGGCCTGCCCGCACGGCCACGTGCTGGAGGGCCGCGGGCTGTACCGCGTCCAGGCCGCCCAGCCCGGCGGCAACTCCTCGCACTACAGCGTCACCCTGGCCACCGGCCCCAAGGATCCCGTCACCCCGGAGCAGATCGAGGCGGTCCGGCAGCTGCGGCAGTGGCTGATGGAGCCGGACACCTCCATCTCCGGCAAGGTCTTGGGGCACCGGGACTTCATCGCCACCTCCTGCCCCGGAGACAAGGCCTACCGGATGGTCCGGGACGGCACCTTCAGCAAGCCCCCGAGCGGATCCGAAGGAGACGACGACATGCCCAGGCACCGCAGGTTCGAGAAGGACAGCGCCCAGGAGCTTCCCGCCGGGACGTGGACGTCCCTGAAGTTCGACCGGCTCCACGACGGGCGCACCGGGGAGCTGTACTCGCTAGTGGGCGTCGACGAGCCGGACGGCGCCCTGTACGACCTGTCGGTGGGGGTGGTGCTGGAGGACCTGCCGACGGGCACCGAGGTGCAGCTGCGCGCCACCGAGTACGAGCAGGACGGGGACGGCGGCTGGAAGGTGGCCCGCAACCGGCCGATCGACTCCCCCCTCCAGGCGGCGGGGTTCGGGCACTTCACCTACACGTGGAAGGGGAACCTGGCGGCGGGCCGCCGGGTCCGGGTGCGCGTGGCCCAGTACGGCGAGCGGCCGGCGCGGATCAAGGAGGCCACCGCCGAGGTCTTCTACTGGCCCAAGTGA
- a CDS encoding NUDIX domain-containing protein — MTHGIDDIEVAPGIVFPDTSDGRTHVAGAIIAAPDGRIFAQRRSPHRKVFPHCWDIVGGHVEPGETMLAGLVREVEEETGWRLRRVEAELFRLDWDPGDGLTRHEVDYLVRVDGDLEAPRLEADKHTEFMWVDEEKVPLLRDARDPGDYFITDIVKLGLDAARPR; from the coding sequence ATGACGCACGGGATCGACGACATCGAGGTGGCGCCGGGGATCGTCTTCCCCGACACCTCCGACGGGCGCACCCACGTGGCGGGCGCGATCATCGCCGCCCCGGACGGGCGCATCTTCGCCCAGCGGCGGTCCCCGCACCGCAAGGTGTTCCCGCACTGCTGGGACATCGTCGGCGGGCACGTCGAGCCCGGCGAGACCATGCTGGCCGGCCTGGTCCGCGAGGTCGAGGAGGAGACCGGCTGGCGGCTGCGCCGGGTGGAGGCGGAGCTGTTCCGCCTCGACTGGGACCCGGGCGACGGGCTCACCCGGCACGAGGTGGACTACCTGGTGCGGGTGGACGGCGACCTGGAGGCGCCGCGGCTGGAGGCGGACAAGCACACCGAGTTCATGTGGGTGGACGAGGAGAAGGTGCCGCTGCTGCGCGACGCCCGCGACCCGGGCGACTACTTCATCACCGACATCGTCAAACTCGGCCTGGACGCCGCCCGCCCACGCTGA
- a CDS encoding gamma-aminobutyraldehyde dehydrogenase → MRARINSQSAHRRARPTREQSTVTQDLRNFVNGEYVDTADGIRSDLVDPATGKVFATAPVSTAEDVDAAFQAARTAFEKGWRDWTPAERQIALNRFADRVEERADELVAAEVQNCGKPVELTRSEEIAQVLDALRFFAGATRNLEGRAAGEYLADHTSWIRREPIGVVGQITPWNYPMAMAAWKIGPALAAGNTIVLKPSDTTPVSTLLLAEIAAEFLPPGVFNVVAGDRDTGRALVEHPVPGLISLTGSTRAGYEVAQSGSKDLKRLHLELGGKAPVIVFDDADIERAAAGIAEAGYFNAGQDCTAATRVLAAPGVHDDLAAALAEQARNTVTGPPSNADAAFGPVNNANQLARVSGFLDRAPDHAEVLAGGSRVGDEGYFYAPTVVSGLRQGDELVTDEIFGPVITVQRFTDEDTAVAWANSVEYGLASSVWTRDHARALRVSRRLDFGCVWINTHIPITAEMPHGGFKHSGYGKDLSMYSFDEYTRVKHVMSYIGE, encoded by the coding sequence ATGCGCGCGCGCATCAACAGCCAGTCGGCGCACCGACGCGCCCGACCGACCCGGGAGCAGAGCACCGTGACCCAAGACCTGCGCAACTTCGTCAACGGCGAGTACGTGGACACGGCCGACGGGATCCGCAGCGACCTCGTCGACCCGGCCACCGGGAAGGTCTTCGCCACCGCCCCGGTCTCCACCGCCGAGGACGTCGACGCGGCGTTCCAGGCCGCCCGCACCGCCTTCGAGAAGGGCTGGCGCGACTGGACCCCGGCCGAACGGCAGATCGCCCTCAACAGGTTCGCCGACCGGGTGGAGGAACGCGCGGACGAACTCGTCGCCGCCGAGGTCCAGAACTGCGGCAAGCCCGTCGAGCTCACCAGGAGCGAGGAGATCGCGCAGGTGCTGGACGCCCTGCGCTTCTTCGCGGGCGCCACCCGCAACCTGGAGGGCCGCGCCGCCGGGGAGTACCTCGCCGACCACACCTCCTGGATCCGCCGCGAGCCCATCGGCGTCGTCGGCCAGATCACCCCGTGGAACTACCCGATGGCCATGGCGGCCTGGAAGATCGGCCCCGCCCTGGCCGCGGGCAACACCATCGTCCTCAAGCCCTCCGACACCACCCCGGTCTCCACCCTGCTGCTGGCGGAGATCGCCGCCGAGTTCCTGCCGCCGGGCGTGTTCAACGTGGTCGCGGGCGACCGCGACACCGGCCGCGCCCTGGTCGAGCACCCGGTCCCGGGCCTGATCTCCCTCACCGGCTCCACCCGGGCCGGGTACGAGGTGGCGCAGTCCGGGTCCAAGGACCTCAAGCGCCTGCACCTGGAGCTGGGCGGCAAGGCCCCGGTCATCGTCTTCGACGACGCCGACATCGAGCGGGCCGCCGCGGGCATCGCCGAGGCGGGGTACTTCAACGCCGGCCAGGACTGCACCGCCGCCACCCGGGTGCTGGCCGCGCCGGGCGTCCACGACGACCTGGCCGCCGCCCTGGCCGAGCAGGCCCGCAACACCGTCACCGGCCCGCCGAGCAACGCCGACGCCGCGTTCGGCCCGGTCAACAACGCGAACCAGCTGGCGCGGGTGAGCGGCTTCCTGGACCGGGCGCCCGACCACGCCGAGGTGCTGGCGGGCGGCTCCCGGGTCGGCGACGAGGGCTACTTCTACGCCCCGACCGTCGTCTCGGGCCTGCGCCAGGGCGACGAGCTGGTCACCGACGAGATCTTCGGACCGGTCATCACGGTGCAAAGGTTCACCGATGAGGACACCGCGGTCGCGTGGGCCAACTCGGTGGAGTACGGGCTCGCCTCCAGTGTGTGGACCAGGGACCACGCCCGGGCCCTGCGGGTCTCGCGCCGCCTCGACTTCGGGTGCGTGTGGATCAACACCCACATCCCGATCACCGCGGAGATGCCGCACGGCGGCTTCAAGCACTCGGGGTACGGCAAGGACCTGTCCATGTACTCCTTCGACGAGTACACCCGCGTCAAGCACGTCATGAGCTACATCGGCGAGTGA
- a CDS encoding ABC transporter ATP-binding protein: protein MATTSTTAPETPDVETAAARQPAISLEGVSKSFRSGSETVNAVDGVDLAIEQGEFFSLLGPSGCGKTTTMRMIAGFEEPTRGVVRLNGQDVTGVPANRRDVNMVFQSYALFPHMSVADNVAFGLRRRGVAKDEIRRRVGEMLELVELGHRAKHRPSQLSGGQQQRVALARALVNQPAALLLDEPLGALDLKLRQAMQVELKRIQREVGITFVYVTHDQGEALTMSDRIAVMNHGRVEQLGTPAQVYERPATRFVADFIGTSNLIKGTVVGGSDGAWRVEVADGATALLAELPAALAAQGSEAAGSAVCLTVRPEKIRIGAERPDEGVSAVPGTVTETVYLGSATHYQVDIGGGETVTVYLQNSSDSTLAADRGDRVWLSWPAHHSYPLLA, encoded by the coding sequence ATGGCCACTACCAGCACCACAGCACCGGAGACGCCCGACGTGGAGACCGCAGCCGCGCGGCAGCCCGCGATCAGCCTGGAGGGGGTGTCCAAGTCCTTCCGCTCCGGCTCCGAGACCGTGAACGCCGTCGACGGCGTCGACCTGGCCATCGAACAGGGCGAGTTCTTCTCCCTGTTGGGCCCCTCCGGCTGCGGCAAGACCACCACCATGAGGATGATCGCGGGCTTCGAGGAGCCCACCCGGGGCGTCGTCCGGCTCAACGGGCAGGACGTCACCGGGGTCCCCGCCAACCGCCGCGACGTCAACATGGTCTTCCAGAGCTACGCGCTGTTCCCGCACATGAGCGTCGCGGACAACGTCGCCTTCGGCCTCAGGCGCAGGGGCGTCGCCAAGGACGAGATCAGGCGGCGCGTCGGCGAGATGCTCGAACTGGTCGAACTCGGGCACCGGGCCAAGCACCGGCCGTCCCAGCTCTCCGGCGGGCAGCAGCAGCGGGTGGCCCTGGCCCGCGCCCTGGTCAACCAGCCCGCCGCCCTGCTGCTCGACGAGCCCCTGGGCGCCCTGGACCTCAAGCTCCGCCAGGCGATGCAGGTGGAGCTCAAGCGCATCCAGCGCGAGGTCGGCATCACCTTCGTCTACGTCACCCACGACCAGGGGGAGGCGCTGACCATGTCCGACCGCATCGCGGTGATGAACCACGGCCGGGTCGAGCAGCTGGGCACCCCGGCGCAGGTGTACGAGCGGCCGGCCACCCGGTTCGTGGCCGACTTCATCGGCACCAGCAACCTGATCAAGGGCACGGTGGTCGGCGGGTCCGACGGAGCGTGGCGGGTGGAGGTCGCCGACGGCGCCACCGCCCTGCTCGCGGAGCTGCCCGCGGCGCTGGCCGCGCAGGGGTCGGAGGCGGCCGGATCCGCGGTCTGCCTGACCGTGCGCCCGGAGAAGATCCGCATCGGCGCCGAGCGGCCGGACGAGGGGGTCAGCGCCGTTCCCGGCACCGTCACCGAGACCGTCTACCTGGGGTCGGCCACCCACTACCAGGTGGACATCGGCGGCGGCGAGACCGTCACGGTGTACCTGCAGAACTCCTCCGACTCCACCCTGGCCGCCGACCGCGGCGACCGCGTGTGGCTGTCCTGGCCCGCCCACCACTCCTACCCCCTGCTGGCCTGA
- a CDS encoding DUF3592 domain-containing protein — MEEPPKPGAVFARIFVFMPFLGVALALLGALGVGDVVTRLAYETDSVTAPGTVVEVERGRPVVVFTTADGTEVTATARGGYRRGDPLDVTVRYLPHDPWEATVGDTLWVPPLLFAVPLLPVAVLLVLRHPNGPRARAYRARIRARQHGRPPEGAFGLPVVLWSVPGSVLTACALALMAGSLYGFDTWGDGPLFPVLGLVGAALLPPGLDMLFQGRLRYLERVPGRREPVPPRLFRGGLYMGLLGVACTAPIVLLVFVSVAADVETPEEGTARVLAAGCGDVVGNSRGCRDLVALEYEVDGLRYTQTTDDVGFDFAPGDEALVAWDADDPTLVRVEGRR; from the coding sequence GTGGAGGAGCCCCCGAAGCCCGGTGCGGTCTTCGCGCGGATCTTCGTCTTCATGCCGTTCCTCGGTGTCGCCCTCGCCCTCCTCGGCGCCCTCGGTGTCGGGGACGTGGTCACCCGGCTGGCCTACGAGACGGACTCGGTGACCGCTCCCGGCACGGTGGTGGAGGTCGAGCGCGGACGGCCCGTCGTGGTCTTCACCACCGCGGACGGGACCGAGGTGACCGCCACCGCGCGAGGCGGGTACCGGCGCGGCGACCCCCTCGACGTCACGGTCCGCTACCTGCCCCACGACCCCTGGGAGGCGACGGTCGGCGACACCCTGTGGGTGCCCCCGCTCCTCTTCGCGGTCCCCCTCCTCCCGGTCGCCGTCCTCCTCGTCCTGCGCCACCCGAACGGGCCCCGCGCCCGGGCCTACCGGGCCCGGATCCGCGCCCGGCAACACGGCCGCCCGCCCGAGGGGGCGTTCGGCCTGCCGGTGGTCCTCTGGTCGGTCCCCGGATCCGTCCTCACGGCCTGTGCCCTCGCGCTCATGGCGGGCTCCCTGTACGGGTTCGACACCTGGGGCGACGGCCCGCTGTTCCCCGTGCTCGGCCTGGTCGGCGCGGCCCTGCTGCCGCCCGGCCTCGACATGCTCTTCCAGGGCCGGCTCCGTTACCTGGAGCGCGTTCCCGGCAGGCGCGAGCCGGTCCCGCCCCGGCTGTTCCGCGGCGGCCTGTACATGGGCCTTCTCGGCGTGGCCTGCACGGCACCGATCGTGCTGCTGGTGTTCGTGTCCGTCGCGGCCGACGTGGAGACCCCCGAGGAGGGCACCGCCCGGGTGCTCGCCGCGGGCTGCGGCGACGTGGTCGGCAACTCCCGGGGCTGCCGGGATCTGGTCGCCCTGGAGTACGAGGTCGACGGCCTCCGCTACACCCAGACCACGGACGACGTGGGCTTCGACTTCGCCCCCGGCGACGAGGCCCTGGTGGCCTGGGACGCCGACGACCCGACCCTGGTCCGCGTGGAGGGCCGCCGGTGA
- a CDS encoding ABC transporter permease yields the protein MRNRKLTPYVLVLPAWTWLALFFVVPIGGMLSLSLTTGNVITGFQQTFEVGNYADAIGTYWEQILRSLFYGGCATLVCIAVGYPMAYWIAFRGGAYKSTYLLLLLLPFFVSFVLRTISWRFFLSDNGVVLGPLKDLGLLPDGFAVLNTAPAVILGLAYNFLPFMVLPIYAVLERMDPHLVEAAHDLYSNRLRAFAHVILPVSLPGVFAGVLMTFIPTSADYVNASVLGGTHNTMIGNVIRTQYLVNNNYPIAASITFVLMGLLLVGIFSYARALGTERVMEVHTS from the coding sequence ATGAGAAACCGCAAGCTGACGCCCTACGTGCTGGTGCTCCCGGCGTGGACCTGGTTGGCGCTGTTCTTCGTGGTCCCCATCGGCGGGATGCTGTCGCTGTCGCTGACCACGGGCAACGTGATCACCGGCTTCCAGCAGACCTTCGAGGTGGGCAACTACGCCGACGCCATCGGGACCTACTGGGAGCAGATCCTGCGCTCCCTGTTCTACGGCGGCTGCGCCACCCTGGTGTGCATCGCCGTCGGCTACCCGATGGCCTACTGGATCGCCTTCCGCGGCGGTGCCTACAAGTCCACGTACCTGCTGCTGCTCCTGCTGCCGTTCTTCGTGTCGTTCGTGCTGCGGACGATCTCGTGGCGGTTCTTCCTGTCGGACAACGGCGTGGTGCTGGGGCCCCTCAAGGACCTGGGGCTGCTCCCGGACGGGTTCGCGGTGCTCAACACGGCGCCCGCCGTGATCCTGGGGCTGGCCTACAACTTCCTGCCGTTCATGGTGCTGCCGATCTACGCCGTGCTGGAGCGGATGGACCCGCACCTGGTGGAGGCGGCGCACGACCTGTACTCGAACCGGCTGCGGGCGTTCGCGCACGTGATCCTGCCGGTGTCGCTGCCGGGCGTGTTCGCCGGCGTGCTGATGACCTTCATCCCGACCAGCGCCGACTACGTCAACGCGTCGGTGCTGGGCGGCACGCACAACACGATGATCGGCAACGTCATCCGGACCCAGTACCTGGTCAACAACAACTACCCGATCGCCGCGTCGATCACCTTCGTGCTCATGGGGCTGCTGCTCGTCGGCATCTTCAGCTACGCCAGGGCCCTGGGCACCGAACGGGTCATGGAGGTGCACACGTCGTGA